AAGTGCTCTGAAAGGACAGAACAAGCTCAGTTAAAGATGTTGCACCTGTGACAGGATTGCCCAAAACAGCCACACTTGTCCTTAGTGGCAATTATTGAAGTCATAGAGGTTACCTAGACagaacacagcccagcacccccaCTGGCCACCAACAGCACACAACACTCATTTTCAGCAGCACCCTCTGAGAGAAATCTCACACATCCCATCAGAAAAGCAAGCCTCTAGTTTGTGTTAAACACTGTTTTCACTAAGTTCTCTTATGCAGACCATAACAGATCCTACAGACCTTTCAATGTACAGTAATGAGCTCCCACTCATCACtgagaaaacaagaacaaaatcgAAACCCGCACTCAAAGCCCTGTTAATGTGACATCCTGGTGCTCTGATGTGTGCAAGTAGAAAGCAGAGCCACATTTCAAGCCCTTTACCAGTTACTTATAACAAGAAACCATTCAGAACTGCAGGCCTGCTTCAAAAACAGAGCAACCACCTCCTTGAAACAGTAACTTCAAGGATACTCTGAAGTCTTTTCAGAAAAGAGATTACATTTCCCAGTGAAACAATTACAATTGTTTCATCAGCTCAAACTGAATGAAAGCATTTATTACCATTTAAAGTTTCCCAGCTACATCTTCCAAGATCAAGTTATCCCTATGCCCAAGACATCCAATCCAAGCAGTCATACAGGATTTTTGCTTGAAGTATTTGGAGGCCAATTTTCTAAATATCAAAACACACAGCTCCAGCTAAGACAGAGGAGCCTAGAAGCTTCCACATAAGCGCAAGACACAGTAAGCTTGCCAAAAGAAGTTCATTTGCCAAACAAAGGCCAGCTCACAGTGGGTGCTATAAATACAAGTAGACTGACAAACTTTAAGCACTGTTGAATCAGATCCAACTCCAGCAAGGCTCCAGACCAGCTCAAAACTCAAACTtttcagaagagaaagggagacaGCAATGCAGAGAAGGCACTTCTTAAACCCAGATAGATCTAGTCTggagctctgaaaaaaaaaaaaaaaaaacaccaggtTGCAATAACAGGGGTCTTAAAGCTGTGCTGATGCCATCCTTCAGGACAGATACGCAGCAATCCAAATCACTGCTGCAAAAAGGGCAGCATGTATGCAGCAACTGCTCCTGTGTGGGAGCTAGGGGGGCTGATGGAAAGCCTTTGGTCAACAGAACAGATCCTCTGCCAAGGATTCCTCACATTTCCCTATGTAAGCACATGCTGGGAGGGACAAGGTGTAGCACAGTAAAGAGAAGAGACAACTCTATTCCTGTTTGGTTGAGTGTGAAGAGCCCCTTTAAAGATTCTTTTCCCAAAGAAAAGCTTAACAGCTGCTCTCACCTACACTGCTCTCTCTGGTCTCCATGCAGCAAAGAATCCAGCCATACCAGCTTTAAAGTAACCTTTATCAGTCACTGATGCTGTCAGTTTTAGCTTTGGTACATACCTGCACAGGAAGTGGCCCAGGATTTCTTCTGAAGCTGTGGTCAGCAGCCCACAGGGCTTGGCCAGCATGGAAGTGGTTCACTTCTTGGGAAGCAAGGAGTAGGGAGGGGGCATGGCAGGCAAAACGCCGTGGCTGTAGATCCCCcactcctttttcctttgtaagTTTTCATCCTTTCCCACAGTATGGACAACCACTCTGACACCACATCAGTGGAACTGGCCTTCCTCCTTCATTCAGTGATCTGTACCCCAGAATTCACAGCCTCTATATTTCCAGAAACCACTTGTACATGCTTATTCCCTGGCCTTGACTCCTGCTAAAATATCAGCTGTCCTGACTGTTCCAGCACATCTGAACACAAaagtgctcagcagagctgtagAGACACCAGACAGATGATTTAAACCCACCTAAATAAATCAAAAAATGGAGtttgaagggtttttttgtctaCCTTAGACCAACCACAAAGTAGTTACAAATAAATAGtaagaaaaagtaaaagcatttcatttttaaCTACATTAACCTAACtaattttctctcccttccacATCTCCCAGCTTGATTCCTGCTACAACAGACCaatttttttactttctcttcGAAATTAGAGACTAAGTGTTACAAAGCCCAGATAAGCAACATACCTCAGAAGATGTAAAGCTCTTAACAGTGCAgtaaggaaaagaggggaaagctAAAAGGAAGATCCTTACCTTCCACATGCTTCAGCAatgccctgctgctgttgccatgAGCAGAGATAAGGATCATTTTGCCACTTCTCAGTTCTGGCACTATCTTTTCATTCCAGTATGGAAGGAGTCTATCAAGCACATCTTTGAGACTTTCAGCCTTTGGGAGATTATCCTGAGCAACATCACTGCATTTATACCGGCGATCGTTGTAGATCTCTTCATAGTATGGATGAGATTCAGTTATGGGAGGTGGGGTGACATCATAGCTTCTCCTCCATATTTTCACTTGCTCCTCCCCATGATTAAGAGCCATTTCTGCTCTGTTGAGCCCAATCAGCGCACCATAGTGACGTTCATTCAGTCTCCAGGAACTCTGAATGGGGACCCACTCTTGGCCCATCTCTTGCAGGATAAGCCATGCAGTCTGGATGGAGCGGCTGAGCACAGAGGTAAAGACAAGGTCAAACTCAAAGCCCAGTGCTTTGAGGTGCTT
The nucleotide sequence above comes from Indicator indicator isolate 239-I01 chromosome 14, UM_Iind_1.1, whole genome shotgun sequence. Encoded proteins:
- the BPGM gene encoding bisphosphoglycerate mutase, which gives rise to MAKYRLVLLRHGEGAWTKENRFCSWVDQKLSSDGIKEAQNCGKHLKALGFEFDLVFTSVLSRSIQTAWLILQEMGQEWVPIQSSWRLNERHYGALIGLNRAEMALNHGEEQVKIWRRSYDVTPPPITESHPYYEEIYNDRRYKCSDVAQDNLPKAESLKDVLDRLLPYWNEKIVPELRSGKMILISAHGNSSRALLKHVEGISDEDIINVTLPTGVPILLELDEDLHPLGPHQFLGDQEAIQAAIKKVEDQGKVKSAEK